The Teredinibacter sp. KSP-S5-2 genome includes a window with the following:
- a CDS encoding TonB-dependent receptor plug domain-containing protein, with translation MFKLCFISLLFVIPYSSIVHAQDEQLFSMTLAELAKIRIISSGALTATEEEKIPATITTIDREMIDASGARSLDELLEYYVPNLLTLQHHGSGQHIGLRGIISDLDNKILLLVNGRLMNHKSVFGAFTERFMSMLGDIDHINVITGPGSALYGPGALAGVIDIHTQDSRVYKGADINLRRGFEEEFTALEMRYGHDFGSDHGIYVYYGVDDYTGAQGDLSEGYISKAGSYNNGTTWSAGYFDDLPNYHGSDFARHKFHLDYDKGDFSFFSRYTRGGVRYRNPYFFELDHWQHYQQLTTQADYEHKMSDELSLELSAGWDSTHVERSVTGDIPHFSFSEEEFKLKMLAQWTPVIEHSLALGGEYSREDFARDSLGIATDFSHASVNGPKRDPWTTDTYSLVGEYQWRASDKWSVFVGGRGDKHTWSNWLFSPKAAVIWSPSKKQSVKLIYNESVRKIDDEPLEALIRSDAVDNAEKEEIKSLELKHEYNFSKPLKTGYTVFYYTYDIIAWTRATLRESPIGTIDAYGLELELNYSDENHDLGLFHSYTQLQSFNLLDNTLIDQAISTEPYGYGNDFHNWSPHITKLHWLWRLTNKTKVNTSLQVFWGFPGAEDYAQYNVDNLGRGGISGRTISDGRTKAFGASAYLHTGLDYVINERATAKIKFYNLLGLIDKDLNKRNRYYQMGQFRNEVPAVSLGVELGF, from the coding sequence ATGTTTAAGCTGTGTTTTATCAGTCTGCTATTTGTGATTCCTTACTCGTCTATTGTTCATGCTCAAGATGAACAGCTATTCTCCATGACTCTGGCAGAGCTTGCCAAAATTCGAATTATTTCCTCCGGTGCTTTAACCGCAACAGAAGAGGAAAAAATACCTGCAACCATAACAACTATAGACCGAGAAATGATTGATGCATCTGGTGCGAGAAGTTTGGATGAGTTGCTCGAATACTATGTCCCAAACCTACTGACACTTCAGCATCATGGTTCGGGACAGCATATTGGCTTACGTGGAATTATTTCTGACCTGGATAATAAAATTTTGTTATTGGTCAATGGTCGATTGATGAATCACAAAAGTGTATTCGGTGCATTCACCGAGCGATTTATGTCTATGCTGGGCGATATTGATCATATTAACGTCATTACCGGACCCGGTTCAGCGTTATATGGTCCAGGTGCGTTAGCGGGTGTTATTGATATTCATACACAGGATTCGAGGGTATATAAGGGTGCTGATATAAACCTAAGGAGAGGTTTTGAAGAAGAATTTACTGCGTTGGAAATGCGATATGGACATGATTTTGGCAGTGACCACGGAATATATGTTTATTACGGTGTTGATGATTATACTGGTGCACAAGGGGATTTATCCGAAGGTTACATCAGCAAAGCGGGAAGCTATAACAACGGCACCACTTGGTCTGCGGGTTATTTTGATGATTTGCCCAATTACCATGGATCAGACTTCGCCAGACATAAGTTTCATCTGGATTACGATAAAGGAGATTTTAGTTTTTTTTCCCGTTATACACGTGGTGGAGTCCGTTATAGAAACCCTTATTTCTTCGAGTTGGATCACTGGCAGCATTACCAACAATTAACAACGCAGGCAGATTACGAACATAAAATGTCTGACGAGCTCTCACTCGAGTTAAGTGCTGGATGGGATTCTACCCATGTGGAGCGTTCGGTAACCGGTGATATTCCCCATTTTTCTTTTTCCGAAGAAGAGTTTAAGTTGAAAATGCTCGCGCAATGGACGCCGGTCATTGAACACAGTTTGGCCCTTGGTGGGGAATATTCCAGAGAAGATTTTGCCCGCGATAGCTTAGGCATTGCAACAGATTTTAGTCATGCTTCTGTGAATGGCCCAAAACGGGATCCGTGGACTACAGATACTTATAGTCTGGTTGGTGAGTATCAATGGCGAGCTAGTGATAAGTGGTCTGTTTTCGTCGGTGGTCGAGGGGATAAGCATACTTGGAGTAACTGGTTATTTTCGCCAAAGGCGGCGGTAATCTGGTCTCCGTCCAAAAAGCAGTCGGTTAAACTTATCTATAATGAATCCGTTAGAAAAATAGATGATGAACCTTTAGAGGCGCTGATCCGTTCCGATGCTGTTGATAATGCCGAAAAAGAAGAAATTAAATCTTTAGAGTTAAAGCATGAATATAATTTCAGTAAACCATTAAAAACTGGTTACACCGTTTTCTATTATACCTATGACATTATTGCATGGACGCGGGCGACCTTAAGGGAATCTCCTATTGGAACCATTGATGCATACGGCCTTGAGCTGGAGCTAAATTACAGTGATGAAAATCATGACCTGGGTTTGTTTCACAGTTATACGCAATTACAAAGTTTCAATCTGCTAGATAATACGTTAATTGATCAGGCCATCAGCACTGAACCCTATGGATATGGAAATGACTTCCATAACTGGTCTCCTCATATTACCAAGCTGCATTGGTTATGGCGTTTAACCAACAAAACAAAAGTAAATACTTCTTTACAGGTGTTTTGGGGATTTCCCGGCGCTGAAGACTACGCTCAATATAATGTCGATAATCTCGGCAGAGGTGGAATCAGCGGTCGAACTATCAGTGATGGCAGAACAAAAGCATTTGGTGCGTCTGCGTATTTACATACCGGTTTGGATTACGTAATCAATGAAAGGGCAACAGCCAAAATAAAATTCTACAATTTGCTCGGTTTAATAGATAAGGACCTCAACAAGCGCAACCGATATTACCAGATGGGACAATTTCGAAATGAAGTGCCAGCGGTATCCCTTGGAGTAGAGCTTGGTTTTTAA
- a CDS encoding sigma-54 dependent transcriptional regulator — protein MTKQLSEAQPKILVVEDDLDLREALVDTLELEKFQVLDAACAEDALTIIEKQQDIDLIVSDVNMGAMSGHDLLREVKKNYAHIQLLLITAYASISESVEAIREGAVDYLVKPFEPQALVETVQKYVSKHSVSTSEPIAVAESSRQLLQLATRVAQSDSTVLLAGESGTGKEVLARYIHEKSPRANKPFIAINCAAIPENMLEAMLFGHEKGAYTGAHASSPGKFEQANGGTILLDEISEMDLGLQAKLLRVLQEREVERLGGKKSIQLDVRVIATSNRDMRQEVVDGKFREDLYFRLSVLPLQWAPLRDRKEDIIPLAESLLARHAVKQHRAGVSLSQDAKQALFQYPWPGNVRELDNVMQRALILQPANSIGAVDLGLVAAQTFSAKPSLLDTGNQSSTPSASFQDAVAHMTHSAISGVVPSTVEHDTASSFDAASDFSSPLLGKDMRRHEFEIIVKTLREENGSKKNTAEKLGISPRTLRYKLAKMREEGFNLDAAMAS, from the coding sequence ATGACTAAACAATTAAGCGAAGCGCAACCCAAAATTCTCGTTGTTGAAGATGATCTGGATTTGCGAGAAGCCTTGGTTGACACATTAGAGCTGGAAAAATTCCAGGTACTGGATGCCGCCTGTGCTGAAGATGCATTAACCATTATTGAAAAACAGCAGGATATCGATTTAATTGTTTCCGATGTCAATATGGGAGCCATGAGTGGCCACGATTTACTGCGGGAAGTCAAAAAGAATTACGCTCATATTCAATTATTATTGATTACGGCGTACGCCAGTATCAGTGAATCGGTTGAGGCTATTCGTGAAGGTGCGGTGGATTATTTAGTAAAACCGTTTGAACCCCAAGCGTTGGTGGAAACGGTGCAAAAGTATGTGAGTAAGCATTCGGTATCAACATCCGAGCCGATTGCCGTTGCCGAATCCAGTCGTCAGTTGTTACAACTGGCAACACGAGTTGCACAATCGGATTCTACGGTGCTGTTAGCGGGTGAGTCGGGAACGGGCAAAGAAGTACTTGCCCGGTATATTCATGAAAAATCTCCTCGAGCCAATAAACCCTTTATTGCTATTAACTGTGCGGCAATTCCAGAAAATATGCTGGAAGCTATGTTGTTCGGTCACGAAAAAGGGGCGTACACCGGAGCCCATGCTTCTTCCCCTGGTAAGTTTGAGCAAGCCAATGGCGGCACTATTTTGTTGGACGAAATTTCCGAAATGGATTTGGGCTTGCAAGCCAAATTGTTGCGGGTACTGCAAGAGCGGGAAGTGGAACGTTTAGGTGGTAAAAAGAGTATTCAGTTGGATGTGCGGGTGATTGCTACGTCCAACCGCGACATGCGTCAGGAAGTGGTGGACGGCAAATTTCGGGAAGATTTATATTTCCGTTTAAGTGTGTTGCCATTGCAATGGGCACCACTTCGGGATCGTAAAGAAGATATTATTCCTTTGGCTGAAAGTCTGCTGGCTCGTCACGCTGTTAAGCAGCATCGGGCAGGTGTTTCCCTGAGTCAGGATGCCAAGCAAGCACTGTTTCAATACCCCTGGCCAGGTAATGTCAGAGAACTGGATAACGTGATGCAGCGAGCATTAATTTTGCAGCCTGCGAACAGTATTGGCGCTGTAGATCTTGGATTGGTTGCGGCACAAACGTTCAGTGCCAAACCTTCGCTATTGGATACTGGTAATCAAAGCAGTACGCCATCGGCGAGTTTTCAGGATGCGGTTGCGCACATGACCCATTCGGCAATTTCTGGTGTTGTTCCATCGACTGTTGAACATGATACTGCATCGTCTTTTGATGCGGCATCGGATTTTTCTTCCCCTTTGTTGGGAAAAGATATGCGTCGCCACGAATTTGAAATTATTGTCAAAACCCTTCGCGAAGAAAATGGTAGCAAGAAAAATACGGCAGAAAAGTTAGGTATAAGCCCTCGCACGTTGCGTTACAAACTCGCCAAAATGCGAGAGGAAGGCTTTAATTTGGACGCGGCTATGGCCAGTTAA
- a CDS encoding sensor histidine kinase produces the protein MQTAQNQTLERELPLLQELGQSDSERQESLIAAFKAFSQTSEQLSRSYKMLEKRVASLTAELDQVSAEREEESREKRQIAYQMQALLDFLPGGVIVLDSRGIVTQANPASEYLLQTKLEGRVWRKIIGECFAPRNDDGLEVSTKSGKRISVATSSLDGNGQIILLTDQTETRELQHKLSRHEKLSAMGKMVSALAHQIRTPLSAALLYAGHICNESLEEQKRQQFSQKILSRLQHMEKQVRDMMLFVKSELPLNDVITSLQLEKGLKEAIEASLGTHGVQVAWINAVPEARIKCHREALISALVNLVDNALQAAGQTPEISIALTSLSPGSISVMVEDNGVGIPEEMIQEVQEMFVTTKKQGTGIGLAVVQAVARAHGGRFELNSQLGDGTVASIHLPQSNIAA, from the coding sequence TTGCAAACTGCTCAAAACCAAACGCTAGAACGCGAACTGCCTTTACTTCAGGAGTTAGGGCAAAGTGACAGTGAAAGGCAGGAAAGCCTGATTGCGGCCTTTAAAGCGTTCAGTCAAACATCGGAACAGCTTTCGCGCTCCTACAAAATGCTGGAAAAGCGTGTGGCCAGTCTAACAGCAGAGTTGGATCAGGTTTCCGCAGAGCGGGAAGAAGAATCCAGAGAAAAACGACAGATTGCATACCAAATGCAAGCACTACTGGATTTCTTACCCGGTGGTGTGATTGTTCTGGATTCGCGCGGCATTGTCACGCAAGCAAACCCAGCCTCTGAATATCTATTACAAACCAAACTCGAAGGGCGTGTCTGGCGAAAAATAATCGGTGAATGCTTTGCGCCGAGAAATGATGACGGATTGGAGGTCTCGACCAAGTCCGGTAAACGTATCAGCGTGGCCACCAGCTCGCTGGATGGCAACGGCCAAATTATTCTTCTCACCGATCAAACCGAAACCCGTGAATTGCAGCATAAATTGAGCCGTCATGAAAAATTATCGGCGATGGGAAAAATGGTTTCCGCTTTAGCGCATCAAATTCGTACTCCGCTTTCTGCCGCGTTGCTCTATGCCGGACACATTTGTAATGAAAGCCTGGAAGAACAAAAGCGCCAGCAGTTTTCTCAAAAAATATTAAGCCGATTACAGCATATGGAAAAACAAGTGAGAGATATGATGCTGTTTGTTAAAAGTGAATTGCCGCTTAACGATGTGATTACTTCCTTACAGCTTGAGAAAGGTTTGAAGGAAGCAATTGAAGCCAGTTTGGGTACCCACGGTGTGCAAGTGGCCTGGATCAATGCTGTACCAGAGGCACGAATTAAATGCCATCGCGAAGCATTGATCAGTGCGTTGGTTAACCTGGTGGACAATGCGTTGCAAGCCGCCGGTCAGACACCGGAAATCAGTATCGCTCTGACCAGTTTATCTCCCGGTTCAATTTCCGTCATGGTGGAAGATAATGGTGTTGGTATACCAGAAGAGATGATTCAAGAAGTTCAGGAAATGTTTGTCACCACCAAGAAACAGGGCACAGGCATTGGCTTGGCTGTGGTGCAAGCTGTAGCAAGAGCACACGGTGGTCGATTCGAATTAAATTCTCAGTTGGGTGACGGCACGGTTGCCAGTATTCATCTGCCACAGTCGAATATCGCGGCGTAA
- a CDS encoding right-handed parallel beta-helix repeat-containing protein: MTNLNLSYQSVRGIFWAISLLAIASCGGGSGSSPSNTDSTNQPNSTGNTPGNTTSTQYTKENLHKHSCIDLPYSHQNDLGECGDIFDYQCGTKTIAGGQINYGSCPTGYECNANLCIASNTLTCENVTCATNEDCVQGICLITPAAGASRRFVASWGNDTNSGTIDQPFQSWQKAVEESYPGDITYIRGGVWYKTEHVHPGHSALAMLIRPGEFGRNGLPDAPIKYLNFPGERPILDGSQAEPNQFRWLTGISLSLAEHIHLKGLTVRHIHQDEPHPDHEKPNAQVSGIATSGANLKFENMVVHNINGRGFEHWSRSWSQADAQIGYDVCVDRNSGDASACDVEIAEFASDNTSWINCDAYNLYDWSSTQPGNHADGWKVGTYSTGEFLWKGCRAWNYSDDGFDPHGYGKRTFIDSWASSGTKYRDMTDIWSAEGNGFKTTGVYIAAFPDYVEGGEPNVEYKGTIAAHCIGRGYFNNLYVDYDKQWPNNAIYYNTLSYLNDVGYTDKSGSTFYNNIVYRSTGIGVNDTPTEISIPQHVYTEANNTWVAQDPAASWPHYLYNQLFSVTDDDFVSLDVSELTKLRKDDFSLPDISFGLHSSASELINAGRIIEGFHCSTAGEHQGANCVEWFGSAPDLGPFEQQE, translated from the coding sequence GTGACCAATTTAAACCTGTCTTATCAATCAGTAAGGGGGATTTTTTGGGCGATTTCGTTGCTTGCTATTGCCTCCTGTGGCGGTGGTTCGGGAAGTAGCCCATCCAATACCGATTCAACAAATCAACCAAACTCGACAGGCAATACACCAGGCAATACCACTAGCACTCAATACACCAAGGAAAATCTTCATAAGCACTCATGTATAGATCTACCTTATTCGCATCAAAATGATCTAGGCGAATGTGGAGATATATTTGATTATCAATGCGGGACCAAAACAATTGCAGGCGGACAAATTAACTATGGAAGCTGCCCTACCGGCTATGAATGCAATGCAAACCTCTGTATCGCTTCGAATACACTCACTTGCGAAAACGTCACGTGTGCTACCAATGAAGACTGCGTTCAGGGTATTTGTTTAATAACCCCAGCGGCAGGTGCCAGTCGACGATTTGTTGCAAGCTGGGGTAATGACACCAACTCAGGAACCATTGATCAGCCTTTTCAATCCTGGCAAAAGGCCGTTGAAGAATCCTACCCGGGTGATATTACCTATATCCGTGGAGGAGTCTGGTACAAAACAGAGCATGTACACCCGGGTCATTCCGCATTGGCAATGCTTATCCGGCCCGGAGAGTTTGGACGTAACGGTTTACCTGACGCACCGATTAAGTACCTTAATTTTCCCGGCGAGCGCCCTATTCTGGATGGCTCTCAAGCAGAGCCCAATCAATTTCGTTGGTTGACGGGAATCTCCTTAAGCCTGGCTGAGCACATTCATCTCAAAGGGCTGACGGTACGGCACATTCACCAAGATGAACCCCATCCAGATCATGAGAAACCGAATGCTCAGGTCTCTGGAATCGCCACATCAGGAGCTAACCTGAAATTTGAAAATATGGTTGTGCACAATATTAACGGACGAGGTTTTGAGCATTGGAGTCGCTCATGGAGTCAAGCCGATGCCCAAATTGGCTACGATGTTTGTGTTGATAGAAATTCGGGAGATGCTTCAGCCTGTGACGTGGAAATAGCGGAGTTTGCCAGTGATAACACCAGTTGGATTAATTGTGATGCGTACAATTTATATGACTGGTCTTCAACACAACCAGGCAATCACGCTGATGGCTGGAAAGTGGGCACCTATTCCACTGGTGAATTTTTATGGAAAGGATGCCGCGCCTGGAACTACTCCGATGATGGTTTCGACCCCCACGGTTATGGCAAACGAACATTTATCGATTCCTGGGCTTCATCAGGAACCAAATATCGGGACATGACTGACATTTGGAGCGCGGAAGGCAACGGCTTTAAAACAACCGGAGTGTATATTGCTGCATTTCCCGATTACGTTGAAGGTGGTGAGCCCAATGTTGAATATAAGGGAACCATTGCCGCTCATTGCATAGGCAGAGGCTATTTCAATAACCTGTATGTCGACTACGATAAACAATGGCCGAACAACGCGATTTATTACAACACCCTATCCTACTTAAATGATGTCGGGTATACCGATAAAAGCGGCTCTACTTTTTACAACAATATTGTTTATCGCAGCACCGGTATTGGCGTAAACGATACGCCCACAGAAATCAGCATTCCACAACATGTTTACACAGAAGCCAACAATACTTGGGTCGCACAAGATCCTGCTGCTTCCTGGCCGCATTATTTATACAACCAATTATTTTCTGTTACTGATGATGACTTTGTCAGCCTGGATGTTTCCGAGCTAACAAAACTGAGAAAAGACGACTTTAGTTTGCCCGACATTTCTTTTGGCCTGCATTCCTCTGCCAGCGAATTAATTAACGCAGGGAGAATAATTGAAGGTTTTCATTGCTCAACAGCTGGAGAACATCAAGGCGCAAACTGTGTTGAATGGTTTGGTTCTGCACCGGATTTAGGTCCATTTGAGCAACAAGAATGA
- the dbpA gene encoding ATP-dependent RNA helicase DbpA, with the protein MGYFIHFYYPGAITLNPESFSNLKLHPNLLKNLDSLGYKTMTPIQAQSLPFILEGRDVIAQGKTGSGKTAAFGLGVLNKLDVKKFRIQTLILCPTRELADQVATELRKLARAIHNIKILTLCGGMPIGPQIGSLEHGAHIIVGTPGRIEDHLRKGTLSLEHVDSFILDEADRMLDMGFQDSLENILQHVPQKRQTLLFSATFPAQIREIADGIMHQPEMIKVESQHHHSSIRQQFYKVADNKQRLVALKLLLLKYQPESALVFCNTKKETQDVAHELRQDGFFALALHGDLEQKDRDRTLVLFSNKSTSILVATDVAARGLDIEDLDAVINYHVTRDSEVHVHRIGRTGRAGKKGLACSIYTENEAYKLAKIDSDVDPIQDTSNLPDYDLLQTKPKKSAMTTIQIDGGKKQKVRPGDILGCLTGENGIAGKQVGKIHVFDNSAFVAVSRDAAKPALNKISQGKLKGRNFRARLVYK; encoded by the coding sequence ATGGGCTATTTCATCCACTTTTACTATCCAGGCGCTATCACATTGAACCCCGAGTCATTTTCCAACCTGAAATTACACCCTAACCTGCTAAAAAACCTGGACTCGTTAGGCTACAAGACAATGACCCCAATTCAGGCACAAAGCCTGCCATTCATACTGGAAGGAAGGGACGTGATAGCGCAGGGGAAAACCGGGTCAGGTAAAACAGCCGCTTTTGGCCTGGGCGTGTTAAATAAGCTCGATGTTAAAAAGTTTCGCATTCAGACGTTGATACTGTGCCCTACCAGAGAACTCGCCGATCAGGTAGCAACGGAACTGCGTAAACTTGCCCGAGCGATCCACAATATTAAAATTCTTACCCTGTGCGGTGGCATGCCAATTGGCCCCCAAATCGGCTCACTGGAACACGGTGCCCATATTATTGTGGGTACCCCAGGGCGAATAGAAGATCATCTGCGAAAAGGTACACTTAGCCTTGAGCATGTGGATAGCTTTATTCTTGATGAAGCTGATCGAATGCTCGATATGGGTTTTCAGGATTCATTGGAAAACATCCTTCAGCATGTACCCCAAAAACGCCAGACACTGCTATTTAGTGCAACCTTCCCTGCACAAATTAGAGAAATTGCTGATGGCATTATGCATCAGCCGGAAATGATTAAAGTTGAATCCCAGCATCATCACAGCAGTATTCGACAACAGTTTTATAAAGTTGCGGACAACAAACAAAGATTGGTCGCTCTTAAACTTCTTTTATTGAAATACCAACCCGAATCGGCACTGGTATTTTGCAATACAAAAAAAGAAACCCAAGACGTTGCGCACGAACTCCGCCAGGATGGTTTTTTTGCCCTGGCATTGCACGGCGATTTAGAACAGAAAGACCGGGACCGTACGCTGGTGCTTTTCTCCAATAAAAGCACCTCTATTCTGGTGGCGACAGATGTTGCCGCCAGAGGTTTGGATATCGAAGATTTGGATGCGGTGATTAATTACCACGTAACACGAGATTCCGAAGTCCATGTCCATCGAATAGGCCGAACCGGTCGTGCCGGTAAGAAAGGCTTAGCCTGTTCAATTTATACCGAGAATGAAGCCTATAAGTTGGCAAAGATTGATTCGGATGTCGATCCAATTCAAGACACGTCTAACTTGCCGGATTACGATTTATTGCAAACCAAACCAAAAAAATCTGCCATGACCACGATTCAAATTGATGGTGGTAAAAAACAAAAAGTACGGCCGGGTGATATTTTAGGTTGCTTGACCGGCGAGAATGGAATTGCCGGTAAACAGGTTGGGAAAATACATGTTTTTGATAATAGTGCGTTTGTTGCCGTCAGCCGGGATGCAGCAAAGCCTGCATTAAATAAAATAAGCCAAGGTAAACTTAAAGGACGTAATTTTCGGGCAAGGCTTGTGTATAAATAA
- a CDS encoding sigma-54 dependent transcriptional regulator — MLHDKKILVIANHESQQHDLTTILDFIGEHVLAMTYKDWEAASFDQTALDSIGMLVIHQADQPINLSAFLDSLIHRCEPTPVVLVGDFDEVQPDWEPIKRHMVIACLKEPLVYNELNDVIHRAQRFNEAQKFNKESNNQRPVHLFRSLVGTSREIQAVRKMMSQVSDKDVSVLIEGESGTGKEVVARNLHYHSPRREGPFVPVNCGAIPAELLESELFGHEKGAFTGAISARAGRFEMAEGGTLFLDEIGDMPLHMQVKILRVLQEKSYERVGGNKTMETNVRIIAATHRNLEQMIEDGNFREDLYYRLNVFPIEMPSLRERSEDIPLLISELVSRMESEKRGSIRFNSAAILSLCRHPWPGNVRELANLVERMAIMHPYGVVGVQDLPGKYRHVEIEEEEEMEIPDTHEKKVAVLNEGDMVFLPENGIDLKEYITNLEQSLIKQALDNTGGVVARAAEQLTIRRTTLVEKMRKYGMQR; from the coding sequence ATGCTTCATGATAAAAAAATCTTAGTTATTGCCAACCACGAATCACAACAACATGATTTAACCACCATTCTGGACTTTATCGGTGAGCACGTACTCGCGATGACATATAAAGACTGGGAGGCGGCAAGTTTTGATCAAACGGCACTGGACAGCATTGGTATGCTGGTCATCCATCAAGCCGATCAACCCATCAATTTATCTGCGTTTCTCGATTCGTTGATTCATCGATGCGAACCGACTCCGGTGGTATTGGTTGGTGATTTTGACGAGGTACAACCGGACTGGGAGCCTATCAAACGGCATATGGTTATTGCCTGCCTTAAAGAGCCTCTGGTGTATAACGAGCTCAATGATGTGATTCATCGTGCGCAACGTTTTAACGAAGCACAAAAATTCAACAAAGAAAGCAATAATCAACGGCCTGTTCATTTATTTCGCAGCTTGGTTGGCACCAGTCGAGAAATTCAAGCTGTACGAAAAATGATGAGTCAGGTTTCGGATAAAGACGTTAGTGTGCTGATTGAAGGCGAATCGGGAACAGGGAAAGAAGTGGTTGCCCGAAATTTACACTATCACTCGCCTCGCAGAGAGGGGCCATTTGTTCCGGTGAACTGCGGCGCAATACCCGCTGAATTGTTGGAAAGTGAATTGTTTGGTCACGAGAAAGGAGCGTTCACCGGTGCTATCAGTGCCCGTGCCGGGCGCTTTGAAATGGCTGAAGGTGGTACCCTGTTTTTGGATGAAATCGGGGATATGCCGCTGCATATGCAAGTTAAAATTTTGCGTGTATTGCAGGAAAAATCCTACGAGCGTGTGGGTGGTAACAAAACCATGGAAACCAATGTCAGGATTATTGCTGCAACACACCGCAACTTGGAGCAGATGATTGAGGATGGAAACTTTCGAGAAGATTTGTATTACCGCTTGAATGTGTTTCCTATCGAGATGCCGTCACTCCGTGAACGCTCAGAAGACATTCCATTACTTATTAGCGAACTTGTCTCGCGTATGGAAAGCGAAAAACGCGGTTCGATTCGTTTTAATTCCGCGGCGATTTTGTCCCTGTGTCGTCATCCCTGGCCGGGCAATGTTCGCGAGTTAGCGAACTTGGTTGAACGTATGGCGATTATGCACCCTTACGGTGTTGTCGGCGTGCAGGATTTGCCGGGGAAATATCGCCATGTGGAGATTGAAGAAGAAGAGGAAATGGAAATCCCGGATACCCACGAGAAAAAAGTCGCGGTGCTCAATGAAGGCGATATGGTTTTTCTACCGGAAAATGGTATTGACCTGAAAGAATATATTACCAATCTGGAGCAGAGTTTAATTAAGCAGGCTTTGGATAATACCGGTGGTGTGGTTGCCCGTGCAGCGGAGCAATTAACTATTCGTCGAACCACCTTGGTAGAGAAAATGCGTAAGTATGGGATGCAGAGATAG
- the fliS gene encoding flagellar export chaperone FliS, with product MSVAQTRAAQIMQERSSELTAHQVISLLFDGALERVQQAKNCAISGNEEDKKVLIDKLVAIINGLRSSLNFEDGGDIALNLDCLYDYMVNKLGESEEEVSTLTEVAGLIARVKSGWDAIDPCSGQAA from the coding sequence ATGTCTGTTGCACAAACAAGAGCCGCGCAAATTATGCAAGAACGTTCTAGCGAATTGACGGCACATCAAGTGATTTCACTACTGTTTGACGGCGCTTTGGAGCGTGTTCAGCAAGCTAAAAATTGCGCAATCAGCGGTAATGAAGAAGACAAAAAAGTGCTTATTGACAAGCTGGTTGCCATTATTAACGGCTTGCGCAGTAGCTTGAACTTCGAGGATGGCGGCGATATTGCACTGAATCTGGATTGCTTATACGACTACATGGTGAATAAGCTCGGCGAGTCTGAAGAAGAAGTGTCAACACTGACCGAAGTGGCTGGTTTAATCGCTCGAGTGAAAAGTGGGTGGGATGCCATTGACCCCTGTAGTGGTCAGGCTGCATAA
- the fliS gene encoding flagellar export chaperone FliS, whose protein sequence is MNSQLAVDSYAQVHRSSAVESASPHKLICMLFDGALERIAQAKGAMEYGNIEMKGGKINSAITIVGGLRESLDPDQGGDIAENLDALYIYIQNILMKAHLENNPEKLDEAAHLLNELRSAWAQIGE, encoded by the coding sequence GTGAATTCTCAACTCGCTGTCGATTCTTATGCTCAAGTTCACCGTTCATCTGCGGTAGAGTCTGCTTCTCCTCACAAACTCATTTGTATGTTGTTCGATGGTGCCCTGGAGCGCATTGCTCAGGCCAAGGGAGCAATGGAATACGGCAACATTGAGATGAAAGGGGGGAAAATAAATTCCGCTATTACCATCGTTGGTGGTTTACGTGAAAGCCTGGACCCTGATCAGGGTGGTGATATTGCAGAAAATCTGGATGCGCTCTACATCTATATCCAAAACATCCTAATGAAAGCACATTTGGAAAATAATCCAGAAAAATTGGATGAAGCTGCACATTTATTGAACGAATTACGTTCAGCCTGGGCGCAAATCGGCGAATAG